Proteins encoded together in one Impatiens glandulifera chromosome 1, dImpGla2.1, whole genome shotgun sequence window:
- the LOC124920978 gene encoding 4-hydroxy-tetrahydrodipicolinate reductase 2, chloroplastic-like: protein MAFLVKFPTQFLHCERDSAALLKGGDKRWNVPRFTKMRPNTLIVASISSTSTQIIDMSALSVSSIAQSAVMVNGCTGKMGKSVIQAAISAGLDVVPISFGSLEESGQMVEVGGKEIQVHGPLERENVLSSTFAQYPNLVVVDYTLPAAVNINAELYCKIGVPFVMGTTGGDRNQLYKTVEDSKNYAVISPQMGKQVVAFLAAMEIMAEQFPGAFYGYKLQVLESHQASKLDMSGTAKDVISCFEKLGVSFDINEIQMIRDPKQQIEMVGVPEEHLFGHAFHMYHLTSPDQTVSFEFQHNVCGRSIYAEGTVDAVIFLAKKVRAKADKRIYNMIDVLREGNMR, encoded by the exons ATGGCGTTCCTTGTTAAATTTCCCACGCAATTCCTGCATTGCGAGAGAGACTCTGCTGCACTTTTGAAAGGAGGAGACAAAAGATGGAATGTTCCTCGATTTACAAAGATGAGACCAAATACTTTGATTGTAGCTTCCATTTCTAGCACGTCCACCCAAATTATTGACATGTCGGCATTATCTGTATCCAGTATAGCTCAAAGCGCTGTCATG GTAAACGGTTGCACTGGTAAAATGGGAAAATCAGTTATTCAGGCAGCTATTTCGGCTGGACTTGATGTGGTTCCTATATCATTTGGCAGTCTAGAGGAGTCTGGTCAAATGGTGGAAGTGGGTGGGAAAGAAATCCAGGTGCATGGTCCTTTGGAAAGGGAGAATGTTTTATCATCAACTTTTGCTCAATACCCAAATTTAGTAGTGGTTGACTATACACTTCCAGCTGCAGTGAACA TTAATGCAGAGCTGTACTGCAAAATTGGAGTCCCATTTGTGATGGGAACTACAGGTGGAGATAGGAATCAGCTTTATAAAACTGTTGAAGACTCGAAAAATTATGCTGTGATCTCTCCACAAATGGGAAAGCAG GTTGTAGCTTTTCTGGCAGCCATGGAGATTATGGCTGAGCAGTTTCCAGGGGCCTTCTACGGTTACAAACTGCAG GTCTTGGAGTCTCATCAAGCAAGCAAGCTAGACATGTCTGGAACTGCCAAAGATGTCATTTCCTGCTTTGAGAAACTTGGTGTGTCCTTTGATATAAATGAG ATTCAAATGATCCGGGATCCAAAGCAGCAAATCGAGATGGTTGGGGTCCCAGAGGAGCATCTGTTTGGTCATGCTTTTCATATGTATCATCTGACATCGCCTGATCAAAC AGTTTCCTTTGAGTTTCAGCACAATGTATGTGGTCGATCAATATATGCTGAAGGCACGGTTGATGCTGTCATTTTCCTGGCTAAAAAG GTTCGGGCTAAGGCTGACAAAAGAATCTACAACATGATTGATGTCTTGAGGGAGGGCAACATGAGATGA